The proteins below come from a single Myxococcus xanthus genomic window:
- a CDS encoding MGMT family protein codes for MALRAKTKTPKAEVKKAPLPFSKAVWKAVRAIPRGQVRSYAQVALYAGRPGAARGVGREMATLPQQPELPLPWWRVTRSDGTLAPQVAQEQARRLRAEGVEVTQRGDTFRVKVPREVPAPGLATKRQR; via the coding sequence GTGGCGCTCCGAGCGAAGACGAAGACACCGAAGGCAGAAGTGAAGAAGGCTCCCCTCCCCTTCTCCAAGGCGGTGTGGAAGGCGGTCCGGGCCATTCCGCGCGGGCAGGTGCGCTCCTATGCCCAGGTGGCGCTCTATGCGGGCCGTCCTGGGGCCGCCAGAGGCGTGGGCCGGGAGATGGCCACCCTGCCCCAGCAGCCCGAGCTGCCGCTGCCCTGGTGGCGCGTCACGCGCTCGGACGGAACGCTGGCGCCCCAGGTGGCCCAGGAGCAGGCACGGCGCCTGAGGGCCGAGGGCGTGGAGGTGACGCAGCGTGGGGACACCTTCCGCGTGAAGGTGCCCCGCGAGGTGCCGGCCCCTGGACTGGCAACGAAGCGGCAGCGCTGA